A portion of the Cryptomeria japonica chromosome 5, Sugi_1.0, whole genome shotgun sequence genome contains these proteins:
- the LOC131040749 gene encoding protein SRG1 produces MVSVDLSSSPNWGKSLIPVESVEELAKRHLTQVPERYVKSDEERPAIFESATDLFDSEKNDVVIDMSKIAQEEHREEEIRKMAKACEEWGFFQVVNHGIPHSLIDTLKRIGKEFFQLPLEKKQRYSLRPGDLQGYGQTFVVSESQKLDWGNVLGLVMYPTELRDLNYWPTEPADFRENVNAYNTEAKNLAEQLLALVAESLQLQPDFFVKKFDNAFQRMRMNYYPPCVSPDLVLGLSAHADMVALTLLLQDDEVLGLQIHKDDQWRSVKPIPYALVINIGNLIEVMTNGRYKSIVHRAVTNKEKERLSIGVFYAPRFTEEISPAPELIDDNHPCLFRKFIHQDYMQDYYARGTKEKNSFYEFAGIKN; encoded by the exons ATGGTTTCAGTTGATTTGAGCAGCTCACCCAACTGGGGGAAATCTCTTATTCCAGTTGAGAGTGTTGAAGAATTGGCAAAAAGGCATCTCACACAAGTTCCAGAGAGatatgtgaaaagtgatgaagagagACCAGCAATCTTTGAGTCTGCAACTGATCTATTTGACTCAGAGAaaaatgatgttgtcattgatatgaGTAAGATTGCACAAGAAGAACatagagaagaagagatcagaaAAATGGCCAAGGCTTGTGAAGAATGGGGATTCTTTCAg GTTGTTAACCACGGTATTCCTCATTCACTGATAGACACTCTGAAAAGGATTGGGAAAGAGTTTTTCCAGCTGCCATTGGAGAAGAAGCAGAGGTATTCATTGAGGCCAGGAGATCTTCAGGGCTATGGCCAGACCTTCGTTGTGTCTGAAAGTCAGAAGCTGGATTGGGGTAATGTGTTAGGATTGGTCATGTATCCTACCGAGCTCAGAGATTTGAACTATTGGCCGACTGAACCTGCTGATTTCAG GGAGAATGTGAATGCATACAATACTGAAGCTAAAAACCTTGCAGAGCAACTGTTGGCTTTGGTTGCTGAGTCATTACAGCTGCAACCTGACTTCTTTGTCAAGAAATTTGACAATGCATTCCAAAGAATGAGGATGAATTACTATCCTCCCTGTGTCAGTCCAGATCTTGTTCTAGGACTTAGTGCACATGCAGACATGGTAGCTCTGACTCTACTGCTGCAGGATGATGAAGTACTGGGATTGCAAATTCACAAGGATGACCAATGGAGATCTGTCAAACCAATTCCTTATGCCCTGGTCATTAATATTGGAAACTTGATAGAG GTTATGACCAATGGAAGATACAAGAGCATTGTACACAGAGCAGTAAcgaacaaggagaaggaaagactaTCGATTGGAGTATTTTATGCTCCCAGATTCACTGAAGAGATCAGTCCTGCCCCTGAACTGATTGATGATAATCACCCCTGCTTGTTCAGGAAGTTTATACACCAGGATTACATGCAGGACTATTACGCTCGTGGAACAAAGGAAAAAAACTCATTTTATGAATTTGCTGGAATTAAAAATTGA